The genomic segment TAGATGTTGGAGAGAAGCGCATTGGCATTGCGCTTTCGGATCCGCTGCGCATTACGGCGCAGGGCCTGGAATCCTATCAGGTTCAGGGCGAGCAGGAGGATATTGCCTATATTAAGGCGCTTTGCGAAAAGCATGGCGTGGAGCAGATTGTCTGCGGGCTCCCGAAAAATATGAACGGGACGATTGGCCCCCAGGCGGAGAAGATTTCCGCGTTTGCGGAAAAGCTGAAAGAAGCGACGGGGCGGGAGATCATCATGGAAGATGAGCGCCTGACGACGGTCTTTGCACAGCGCACGCTCATCGAAGCGGATGTCAGCAGGGCAAAGCGGAGAAAAGTGGTCGATAAGCTGGCTGCGGTAGCAATATTGCAGGGCTATTTAGATAGGACGAAAATTTACTGATTTAGGAGAAAATAACATGAGTGAACATTGCAACGGCCATTGCGAGCACTGCGCTGGCCATGATGGCGAAATGGATATCGAGAGCAACATCATTGCGCTGACAGACGACGAGGGCAACGAAGTCGAATTTGAGTGCCTGATGACGTTTGATTGTGGCGAGCATTTCTATGCGTCGCTTCTGCCCGTCGTTCCCCTGGAGGATTTTGAGGAAGGCGAAGTGCTCATCATGCGCTTGGATGAGGATGGCGAGGAGAGCGTTTTCAGCCCCGTCGAATCTGAGGAGGAGCTGGAAGCAGCTTGGAACGAATTTATTCGCCTCTATGAAGAAGAGGAAGAGGAGTAGGGCCAATTTGGCTCGTAAAAAAAGCAGCGGAGAGTATGGAAGCATTGTTCTCCGCTGCTATTTTTATGAGAAGATTCCTATGTATAAGCTGCTCGCAAACCCTATCAATTCGATAAACAAAAAAACCGCTCTATTGAGCGGTTTTCTTTTTGGTCTGGGTGACAGGAATTGAACCTGCGACCTCTTGAACCCCATTCAAGCACGCTACCAAACTGCGCTACACCCAGAGACAATCATAAAAAATCAACAGTGATATATTAGCATTCTCTATTTTGTTTGTCAAGGCAAAATCCTCAGCTTCAAAATTTGAAATTAAATTTTTATGGGAAAAAGAAGAAAATCAAAGACAAATTTTTCTGGAGAAACCGGACGATTGGCAACATAAAAAAGTGTTTTTTACAGATACTATCTTTGCAACAAAGTTTGCGAAACTCAAAAGTGAGAAAGGAGGCAATTTATAATGAAGAACAATAAGAATTGCAATTGCAACAACACGGGGTCGAACCAGTCTAACAACCAGAACTCCAATCGCTCCAACAACAACCAGAGCAATAACCAGAGCAATAACCAGAGCAACCAGAGAAATAACTCGAACAACAGAAACTCGAATTTCAAGAACCAGATGAATAACGAGCACGAGTAAGGAACGAAAAAGAGTACACAGATTCTGTGTACTCTTTTTTCATTAAAATGCCAAGCCATACTATCAGAAAAGGCTCTAGTTTGCCCTGTTTTTATATGTGAAAAAAAGCAAAAGTAGGCGGGGAAAAGTTTTGCCGAATTTTTTCCTTGACACTTCATATCATTTAAGATATAATTTGTTTTGCGCGATAGGGCAAGCTTTTGGCAAGTTTCCCAGCAAACGCGGCGGCGATGAGCCGAATGGGGCATGCGTCTGTAGCTCAGCTGGATAGAGCAACGGCCTTCTAAGCCGTAGGTCTTGGGTTCGAATCCCCACAGACGCGCCAGTATGGTGGGCATAGCTCAGTTGGTTAGAGTGCCAGGTTGTGGCCCTGGAGGTCGTGGGTTCGAATCCCACTGTCCACCCCATTTTATTTTAGCAAGGGCGATGATGGGGTGTAGCCAAGCGGTAAGGCACGGGACTTTGACTCCCGCATTCGTAGGTTCGAACCCTGCCACCCCAGCCAAAATTTAATATTTGACTCGCTAGCTCAGTTGGCAGAGCACTTGACTTTTAATCAAGGTGTCCGGAGTTCGAATCTCCGGCGGGTCACCAGGAAAAACCGCTCAATAGAGCGGTTTTTCTTACCCTTATTGGAAGCAATTCAGGCTTCATCCCCTCATCTGAAAAAGCAAGAAGTAGGGCCGATCTTCTCTTTGTTGAAGATGATTTTGTTTTCGGCTTATTTTGTCTGCGAAAAATATGGCGGGAACGTAACGTTTTAGAAAATTTGGGTGCAGATGCATTGGGAACAGGGCAAAGGCATGGTAGAATAGAAAAAAGACTTGAAAAACCGCAATGGAGGGAAGGGTATGGAAGAGAACAGATGGGAACAGGAAAACAGAGGGATTCCCTGCTTTGAGGGAAATTTGCGCAGCCATATGATCAGCGCGCCCCAGTGCCTGCGGAAAGCATCCGGGATTCGCATTTTCGGCAGAAAAATCAAATCCCTGGCCTTTACGACGGATGTTGCCATCATCCGCAATATCAATACCGATGCGATTATCGCAGTTTACCCCTTTACCCCCCAGCCGGCCATCACCAAAGCCATCATGACGGCGGCCGATATGCCGGTTTTCGTCGGGGTGGGCGGCGGAGTGACCAAGGGCGCGCGGGTGATCGATTTGGCGCGGGATGCGGAGTTTGTGGGTGCATTTGGGGTTGTGCTCAATGCGCCGACGGAAAATGAGACCATCCGGCAGCTCAAGCAGATTTTGGACATCCCCGTGGTGATTACGGTGGTATCCGAGCATACGGATATTGCGGGGAGAATCGCGGCGGGAGCGGATATTATCAACGTTTCCGGGGCGGCCAAAACGGCGCAGATCGTCAAAAAAATACGGGAAACATACCCGGATATTCCGATCATTGCGACGGGCGGGCCCACGGAAGAGAGCATTGAAGCGACGATTGCGGCAGGAGCCAACGCCATCACCTATACGCCGCCCAGCAACGGCGAACTTTTCGCGATCAGCATGCGCAAATACCGCGAGGCGGAACAAGAGGCAGAGCAGAAATAAGAATGAGCAGCGAGATTTCGCTGCTTTTTAGACGGAGGAGAATATGACAGAGCAGACAAAGCAGTGGTGCGGGGCGTTTCAGAGGGCGATTTTAGAGCTGTTCCCGGGGCGCGTTGCCTTTTTGGGGATTCAGGGCAGCCATCGCCGGGGCGAGGAGACAAAGCAAAGCGATATTGATATGGTCGTAATTTTGGATGAGCTGGGTGCGGAGGACTTGCGGGCCTATCGGCAGATGGTAGAAAAGATGCCGGAGCGGGAAAAAATGTGCGGCTTTGTCTCGGGGAGAAGCGAACTGGCGCATTGGCCCAGAGCGGATCTGTTTCAGTTCTATTATGATACCCAGCCCATTTTAGGGGATTTATGCGAGCTGTTTCCAAAGCCTGGGCGGGAGGAAGCGCAGGAGGCGCTGAAAATCGGCGCGGCAAATCTCTATCATGCTGCCTGCCATTGCTATCTTTTTGAAGGGGGAAAGGCGCAGACCCTGGCGATGCTCTATAAGGGCATTTTCTTTTTGCTGCAAGCCGATGCATTTTGCAAGGAGCAGGTTTATTACGACAGCAAACAGGCGCTGGGGCAGGTGCTTTCCGGGGAAGAGGCATGGTTATTTGGGCGGTGCATGAGCAGAGAGGCCATTGCAAATGCCCAGGGGCAGGAGTTGGAGGAGCTGTTTATGCGGCTTATCGCCTGGTGTGCGAAGAAGATGGCAGAGCGATAGAACAGGGTGGCAAAAAAAGCGCAGAAAAGCGCCGCAGTAAAGATGCGGCGCTTTTTCATCGTGCTTCAGCTTATCTTTTCGCGGGAACATCGCTGTGTTTTTCCGCTGTGGGAAAAGCGGGCACTTTTTTTGCGGACAGATGTTTCCGGCTCGGCGGGATATTCGCTCTCGTATGCATCGAAGTGCGCCAGCGCCAAAGCGGCCAGAACAGCGGCGATTGTGCAGCCCCAAAAGGCCCCTAAAAAATGAAAAAGCCCTGCAAAAACCAGAGGGACCAAGCAACAGCCCAAACAGAAGAAAGCGACGCCTCTGCCGTAGCGGCCGCCCTGCGCGCCGCGCAGGAAGCTTTCCAGAAATCTATGCAAAACTGAATAACGCTTTTTCATGAAACCACATCCTTTCTCTGTAGTTATCATACCAAAAGGATAGTCCGAAAAAACGGACTATAGAGGTTGAAAGCATGGGATGTTTATGGTACACTGAAAAACAAAGGGGAGGGATGCGAGACATGGCTAAGGGCCCAAGGCAAAAGATGAAGCTGCTCTATCTGATGAAGATTTTATTGGAGCGCACGGACGAAGAACATTTGATGACGATTCCGCAGATGGTTGAGGCGCTGGCGGAATATGGAATTGGCGCAGAGCGCAAGAGCCTGTATGACGACTTGGAGACACTGCGGACGTTTGGGCTGGATATTGAATGCCGGCGCAGCAGAAATTTTGGCTATTATGTGGCCAGCAGGGCGTTTGAACTGCCCGAGCTCAAGCTGCTGGTAGACGCTGTGCAGGCATCCAGGTTTATCACGCATAAGAAAAGCGAGCAGCTCATCAAAAAAATAGAGAGCCTGACCAGCGCCGGGCAGGCGCGCCAGCTGGAGCGCCAGGTTTATATTTTGAACCGGGTGAAAACCATGAACGAGAGCATTTATTATAATGTCGACGAGATTCACCGGGCGATTTCCGAGGAGCGGCAGATCTCCTTTCTCTATTCCGAATACAAGCTGGATAAAAAGCTGCACCCGCGCAGAGACGGCGAGCGGTATACCGTCAGCCCGTATCTGCTGCTCTGGAATGACGGCTACTACTATCTGGTGGCCTATTATGAGAGGTATGGCGGGCTCTCGCATTTCCGCGTGGATAAAATGGCAAAAATCAGCCTGGAGCCTGAGCGGCGCATCGAGATGGGGCAAAAGCTGGAGCCGGCAGAATATGCCAACAGGATGTTCGGCATGTTTGGCGGAGATGTGCAGGGCATTGTGATGGAATTTGACGAGAGCCTTGTGGGCGTCGTGGTGGATCGCTTTGGCAGAGATGTGCCCATTTCCAGCGCAAAAGACGGCAAGTTTACCGCGCATCTCAAAGTCGCGGTCAGCCCGGCCTTTTTCTCCTGGGTGTTTCAGTTTGGAGGCAAGGCGAAAATCATCTCGCCGCCCAGCGTCGCCGAGAAATTGCAGCAGGCCGCAAAAGAAACTTTGCAGCTTTATGAAAAAAGAGCATAAACGCTCTTTTTTCTCTTTCCAAATATGATATAATGGGCATACCGAATCTAAAAATGCAAATAGGCGGAGGTTTTTATGAAACTTGGATATTTGAGCGCAATTTTGCCGGAGTATCGCTTTGATCAGGTGGTGGACTATGCGGCGCAGCTGGGGCTTAAGGCCGTGGAGCTGGCATGCTGGCCCATGGGAAAGGCGACGCGGCGGTATGCTGGCGTTACGCATATCGATGCGGATTGCTATGACAAGGGGGCGATTCAGGAAAAGCTGGCCGAGACGGGCATCGAGATCTCCGGCCTGGGATACTATCCCAACCCGCTGGATCCGGATAAGGAGCAGAGCGAGCTTGCGGTTGCGCATATCAAAAAGCTTCTGAAAGTTGCGGAAGATCTGGGCGTTCCGGTTCTCAACACGTTTATCGGCAGAGACCCCCGGGCGACTTTGAGCGAGAGCTTCGATGCGTTCCAGAAAATTTGGCCGGATATCATCAAAGAGGCGGAGGATCGCGGCATCACCGTCTGCATTGAGAACTGCCCCATGTATTTTACGACGGATGAAGAGCCCTGCGGCAAAAACCTCGCCTGCACACCCGCGATTTGGCAGGAGATGTTCTCGCGGATTGACAGCAAGAACTTTGCGCTCAACTATGATCCTTCGCACATGATCATCATGCAGATGGACTATACGCTGCCCATCTATCAGTTTGCGGAAAAAATCCGGCATATTCACATCAAGGATGTGCAGTTCTATCCGGAGAAATACAACCAGGTGGGCTTCTTCGCGCCGCCGCTGGCATATCACACGCCCAAGCTCCCGGGGCTTGGGGATATCGACTGGGGCAAATTCGTCTCGGCGCTCAACGATATCGGGTATAAGGGCGCGGCTATCTTGGAGATCGAGGACCGGGCATACGAGGAGACTTTGCAGGATCGGCTGGATTCCATCCGCCTTTCCAAGAACTTTATGAACCAGTATATTTTGTAAGGAGAGGGCGCCATGAAGAAGATAAAAGTCGGCGTGATCGGCGGGGGATTCATCGGGCCGGTGCATGTGGAAAGCCTGAGAAGGCTGGGCTATATTGAAGTTGTGGCAATCGCGACGACCAACGCGGCCGGGGCGGAGGCGCTGGCGCAGAAGCTCTGCATCCCCAAGGGGTACGGCGATTATATGGAGCTGATCGCGGATGAGCAGGTGGAGGCGGTGCACATCTGCGCGCCGAATTACCTACATTATTCCATGGCCAAAGCGGCGATTTTGGCGCATAAGCATGTGGTATGCGATAAGCCGCTGGCTATGACTTCCGCAGAAGGAGAGGAGCTGCTGGCCCTGGCAGAGAGGGAAGGCGTGGTTGCGGCGGTGAGCTTCAACCTGCGCTACTACCCGCTGCTCCATCAGGTGAAGGCCATGATAGACGCGGGAGAGCTGGGCGAGATTTATGCGGTGAACGGCTCATACCAGCAGGATTGGCTGCAGCTCCCCACGGATTACAGCTGGCGCCTGGAGCCGGAGCAGGCCGGAGAAGCGCGGGCGATTGGCGATATTGGCTCGCACTGGCTGGACGGCGCCGAGTTCATGACTGGCCTGCGGATTGAAAAGGTCTGCGCGGACTTCGCGACCTTCCTGCCCGTGCGCAAAAAGCCCAAAAAGGCGATCCAGACATTCTCGGGGAAAATGCTCACAAACGACGACTACGAGGATATGGAGATTACGACAGAGGATTATGCCTCTGTTCTGCTGCGGTTTGGCGGCGGCGCCCGGGGAACGCTCACGGTCAACCAGGCGGCGGCTGGGCGCAAAAACCGGCTGTATTATGAGATTTACGGCAGCAAGGCGGGCATTTGCTTTGACGGCGAAATGCCCAACCAGCTCTGGATTGGCAAGCGCACGGGAAATAACGAGATCATGATCAAGGATCCTTCCCTGGCAATGCCTCTGGCGCAGGAGATCATGAGCTACCCGGGCGGCCATGCCGAAGGGTTTGGCGATGCCTTCAAGCAATGCTTCAAACAGGTTTACGACTATATTCTGGGCGGGCAGCAGGGGGAAAAGCGCTTCCCGACATTCGAAGACGGCGTGCGCGAGATGAAAATTTCCGAGGCAATCGTCAAATCGGCCAAAGCGATGGCCTGGGGCGAGGTCAAATAGCATAACAGGAGCTCAGGAGCTGGCGCTTTTGAGCTCCTTTTTCAAAGCGGGAAGGAGGCAACGGCATGGAGCAGGAATACTGCGTGAAGACAATGGGAGAGAGAATTTGGGCGATTGAGGAAGGTATCGTCCGTATGTTTCTGATCGAGGGGGAAGCGCGTGCGCTTTTGCTGGACACGGGGTTTGGCAAGGGAGCCCTGAGAGAGCTGGTTTCCGGCCTGACGCAAAAACCGCTGATTCTGGCGCTTTCTCATTCGGATCGAGACCACATTGGCGGATGCGGGCAGTTTGAGGGGGAGATCTATCTGCATCCAGCGGAATATGAGCGCTTTTTGCAGAACATGCCGCAGAATCGGCTGCGCCTCAAGCCTTTATGGGAGGGCGATACCATCGAACTAGGCGGCAGGAAGCTGGCCGTGCTGCATACTCCGGGGCATACGCCGGGCAGCATCATGCTGCTGGAGCAGGAAACGGGCGTACTGTTTTCGGGGGACAGCGTGCAGGAGGGGCCAATTTATATGTTTGGCTCGGGGCGCAACCTGGAGGCCCTTTGCGCCAGCATGGAGCGATTGGAGAAAAGGAAGGAGGCATTTCAAACCGTGCTGCCCTGCCATGGCAAAATGCCCCTGGACGCTTCGTATCTTGGAGAAATCCAAAGAGGAGCGCAGGCGATTTTGAAAGGGGAAATAGAAGGGCAGGAGCCCCAGGACAGCGGGATGCCATGCAGGGAATATGCCTATGGCAGAGTGAAATTCTACGCGCCTTAAAAAAGAGAGCCTGGCCGGGCAGAAAAGCCGGCCGGGCGCTTTGATTTTGGGGAGGGTTTTATAAGAAATAGGGCTGCCAAAGGCGCGATGCGCTGGGCGAATTTGTGCGAGAGCTGCCGCGGGAAGGGTGCTAAGGTAAGGCTGGCTCTGGCAGGGCGCCCCGCTATTTTGGCAAAAAAATACTGCCCTGAAAATCAGAACAGTATTTTTTCAGCGATATGCTGTTGGTGGGAACAATTGGGCTCGAACCAATGACCCTCTGCTTGTAAGGCAGATGCTCTCCCAGCTGAGCTATGCTCCCAAACTCCCCCGCCAACCGCCCGAGGCAGCTGACGAGCAAGCTTTAAAAATGGTGACCCCTAGGAGAATCGAACTCCTGTTACCGCCGTGAAAGGGCGATGTCTTGACCGCTTGACCAAGGGGCCACAAACGGGACGTATAATATATTAAACAATGACGGAGAAAATGTCAAGGGAATTTCTGAAAAATACCGAAATTAAGTTGGCAGGCGGCGGCTATGCCTGCCTTTGCCGGAGTTTTTCTGCCTAGGCGGTTCGGAAAAGATAACTTTTTTGCAGGAAAATGCCGTTTACTTCTAGAACAGGCCATGATACGCTTAAAATATAAAAGGGCGCCTTTGAGAGCCAATATAAAAATGGGCTGAAGGCAAGAGAAAGGTTGCAAATGCGCGCCTTGGCGATGTATAATAAAAGCATTCGGAGAAACAGACAAGATCATAGAGGAGAGGAGCGTTTTGCCTCCATGTGCTTTGCTTTTCCCGAGCGCATCCAATTTATGGCCTTGAGCCAAAAGAAAAGGAGATTTGAAAATGGATAAGTTGAAGAGAAGACAGGAAATGGGCAAAATTAACGCGGAGATTCTGGCCGCTGTCGATCAGAAGCAGATCGACGAGCTGGTAGACGCGATTATCGACGCCAGAAGAATTTTTGTTTCCGGCTGGGGCAGAGCGGGGAACATCGTCAGAATCCTGGGCATGGATATGTCGCAGCTGGGCATGAACGTGTTCTGCGTCGGCGACAATAACACCCCTTCCATCCATGAGCGGGATCTGCTGATCATCTTCTCCGGCTCGGGCAACACAAAAACCATCTCCCTCATCTGCCAGCAGGGCAAGGATCACGGCGCGAAAGTCTGCCTGATCTCGGGCAACGCGGATTCCACCATGGGCAAGATCGCGGATATCAACGTCGTCATCCCGGCATCGCAGTGGAAAGAGGAAAAAGAAGGCGAAGAGCATTCCGAGATTCGCGGGCTGAATATCTATCAGGTTGCCTTCATGCTCAACGATTTCATCGAAGAGTGCGTGATGGAGCGCCTTGGCAAGACGTTTGAAGACGTCCGCGCAAACCACAACAACCTGGAATAATCCCACTGCTAAAGGAGAGATAGGCAATGACAAAGAAAATGGATAGAGTTGCAGAGCGAGCCAGAACAGGCAGAGAAGATGCCGAGATGCTGGCCGGCATCGACCAGGCGCAGCTGGATGCGATGGTAGATGCTATCCTGGAAGCAAAGCGGATTTTCGTCGCAGGCTGGGGCAGAGCGGGGAACGTCGGCAGAATCCTCTCGATGGACTGCTCGCAGATCGGCCTTGAGACTTACTGCGTCGGCGATAACGGAACGCCGGCCATTCAGCCGGGCGATATTCTGGTCATCAGCTCGGGCTCTGGAGAGACAAAGACCATGTGCATTCTTGCGCAGCAGGCAAAGGAACACGGCGCAAAGCTGGGCCTGATTTCCGGCAACGCAGATTCCACGATCGGAAGGCTTGCGGATGTGAACGTAGTCATCCCGCAGAACAGGCGCAAGCGCGGCGACGGCGCGCCTCCTGCTCCCACCAGCTCCGGCGGCTCTATGTATCATGTTATCGTCATGGTTTGTGATCTGATCCGCGCTTATGCGATGGAACGGCTCGGCGTAACCTGGGAAGACGTCGGCAGAAACCACAACAACCTGGAATAAGAGGAGATTACGATCATGATGGATAGAGTAAAAGAGAAAATCAGAATGGGCGAAGAATGCGCCCAGATGCTAAACGGCGTTTGCCAGCAGGAGCTCGATGAGCTCGCAAAGGCGATTCTCCATGCCAGAAGAATTTTCGTCGCAGGCTGGGGCAGAGCGGGGAACATGATCAAGATCCTCTCCATGAACTGCTCGCAGGCTGGGCTGAGGACGTTTGTCGTCGGCGATAACGGGACGCCTGCCATCGGCGAAGAGGATTTGCTGGTGATTGGCTCGGGTTCCGGTGAGACCAAAACTATGTGCATCATCGCGCAGCAGGCAAAAGAACATGGTGCCAAGCTGGCGCTGGTTACGGGGAGCCAGGATTCCACCATCGGCAGACTGGCAGATTTGAAAGTCGTCATCCCCAAACCCGTTCGGCCGGAGGGAGAAGAGGTTCCGGATGGATGCGGCGGCTCGATTTATCCGGTGTTCAACATGGTGGCAGATACCGTCCAGTCCTATCTGGCGGAGTATATGAGCCTTGTCCCGGCGGATATTGGGTTTAACCACAACAATCTGGAGTAAGAAAAAGAAGGGGCCTCTTCGGAGGCCTTTTTCTATATGAGGAGGAGCAATGCAATATCGGATTGAGACGCAGCGGCTGGGGCTGAGAGAGCTGCGGCAGGAAGATTTTAGCGCGCTGTGTTTGTTTTTGCAGGATATTGAGGTAATGTACGCCTGGGAATATGCCTTTAGCGACGAGCAGGTGCGCGGCTTTATTTCGAACCAACAAAAACGCTATCAGGTGGATGGCTTTGGATATTACGCGGCAGTGGAAAAGGCATCCGGCAAAGTAATAGGCTGCATGGGGCCGCTGATGGAGCAAATCGGCGGGGAAAAGTTTTATGGGATTGGATATATTTTGGGAAAAGAAGCCTGGGGCAAGGGCTATGCCACAGAGGCCGGAGAGGCCTGCATCCGGTATCTCTTTGAAAACTACCCGGCGGAGAAAGTGATTGCGGAGATCAGGCCGGAAAACCGGGCGTCTGTGCGGGTGGCGGAGCGGCTGGGCATGAAAAAAGAGAGCCAGTTCATCAAGGTAGTCAATGGGAAGCAGATGCCTCATGCAATTTACGCGCGGTATGCGGAGCAATAAAAAAGAAACGCAACAGCGTTTCTTTTTTTGATTGGAAGCTATACGATCTCGACCCCGAAAAACCGCATAAAGGCGGCGGCCTGGATGGCGTTTAGTTTGACGCCGCGCAGCTCCTGAAACGTATCCGAGATAGAGATGTTCGTCAGATCGCAATCTGAAAGATCCAGCTTTTTCATGGAAACGCCAAAAAAATCGGCATCCGAGAAATTGACCTTTTGAAGCTGAAGATCTTTGAAGCGGGCGGCGTGAAACGAGGCGCCGCTGAAAAAACTCTCAGAAACCTCGCAGTTTTCCCAGATGATCTGCGGAAAGTTCGCATAATAGAAAAGGCTCTCAGCGATCTTGCATTCCCGGATGCGCGCCTCGGAAAAATTACAGCCGTCGAACTTGCTCTCGGCCATGCCGCCATATTTCCAAAAACTCTCGGAGAAATCGCTGCCCGAGAGATCGCAGCCTTCGAACCGCGTATGCAAAAGGGAGGCCTTGGAAAAATCGCATTGCAGGAATCTGCATTTTCGGAATAGAACGCGGTTAAAATCCAGCCGGGAGAAATCGGATAGCAGGAGCGATTCATTTTCAAAGATCTGGTTTTCAATTGGCGTTTCCGCGCTTTGAGCGTTTTGTATCAATTCCAGAAGCATGGGGTTCTCCTTTTTAGATAGATGATCTGCTTTCAG from the Christensenellaceae bacterium 44-20 genome contains:
- a CDS encoding hydrolase — translated: MEENRWEQENRGIPCFEGNLRSHMISAPQCLRKASGIRIFGRKIKSLAFTTDVAIIRNINTDAIIAVYPFTPQPAITKAIMTAADMPVFVGVGGGVTKGARVIDLARDAEFVGAFGVVLNAPTENETIRQLKQILDIPVVITVVSEHTDIAGRIAAGADIINVSGAAKTAQIVKKIRETYPDIPIIATGGPTEESIEATIAAGANAITYTPPSNGELFAISMRKYREAEQEAEQK
- a CDS encoding DUF1292 domain-containing protein, whose translation is MSEHCNGHCEHCAGHDGEMDIESNIIALTDDEGNEVEFECLMTFDCGEHFYASLLPVVPLEDFEEGEVLIMRLDEDGEESVFSPVESEEELEAAWNEFIRLYEEEEEE
- a CDS encoding sugar phosphate isomerase/epimerase, translating into MKLGYLSAILPEYRFDQVVDYAAQLGLKAVELACWPMGKATRRYAGVTHIDADCYDKGAIQEKLAETGIEISGLGYYPNPLDPDKEQSELAVAHIKKLLKVAEDLGVPVLNTFIGRDPRATLSESFDAFQKIWPDIIKEAEDRGITVCIENCPMYFTTDEEPCGKNLACTPAIWQEMFSRIDSKNFALNYDPSHMIIMQMDYTLPIYQFAEKIRHIHIKDVQFYPEKYNQVGFFAPPLAYHTPKLPGLGDIDWGKFVSALNDIGYKGAAILEIEDRAYEETLQDRLDSIRLSKNFMNQYIL
- a CDS encoding GNAT family N-acetyltransferase, which translates into the protein MQYRIETQRLGLRELRQEDFSALCLFLQDIEVMYAWEYAFSDEQVRGFISNQQKRYQVDGFGYYAAVEKASGKVIGCMGPLMEQIGGEKFYGIGYILGKEAWGKGYATEAGEACIRYLFENYPAEKVIAEIRPENRASVRVAERLGMKKESQFIKVVNGKQMPHAIYARYAEQ
- a CDS encoding MBL fold metallo-hydrolase; the encoded protein is MEQEYCVKTMGERIWAIEEGIVRMFLIEGEARALLLDTGFGKGALRELVSGLTQKPLILALSHSDRDHIGGCGQFEGEIYLHPAEYERFLQNMPQNRLRLKPLWEGDTIELGGRKLAVLHTPGHTPGSIMLLEQETGVLFSGDSVQEGPIYMFGSGRNLEALCASMERLEKRKEAFQTVLPCHGKMPLDASYLGEIQRGAQAILKGEIEGQEPQDSGMPCREYAYGRVKFYAP
- a CDS encoding SIS domain-containing protein, coding for MMDRVKEKIRMGEECAQMLNGVCQQELDELAKAILHARRIFVAGWGRAGNMIKILSMNCSQAGLRTFVVGDNGTPAIGEEDLLVIGSGSGETKTMCIIAQQAKEHGAKLALVTGSQDSTIGRLADLKVVIPKPVRPEGEEVPDGCGGSIYPVFNMVADTVQSYLAEYMSLVPADIGFNHNNLE
- a CDS encoding SIS domain-containing protein, coding for MDKLKRRQEMGKINAEILAAVDQKQIDELVDAIIDARRIFVSGWGRAGNIVRILGMDMSQLGMNVFCVGDNNTPSIHERDLLIIFSGSGNTKTISLICQQGKDHGAKVCLISGNADSTMGKIADINVVIPASQWKEEKEGEEHSEIRGLNIYQVAFMLNDFIEECVMERLGKTFEDVRANHNNLE
- a CDS encoding nucleotidyltransferase domain-containing protein, translated to MTEQTKQWCGAFQRAILELFPGRVAFLGIQGSHRRGEETKQSDIDMVVILDELGAEDLRAYRQMVEKMPEREKMCGFVSGRSELAHWPRADLFQFYYDTQPILGDLCELFPKPGREEAQEALKIGAANLYHAACHCYLFEGGKAQTLAMLYKGIFFLLQADAFCKEQVYYDSKQALGQVLSGEEAWLFGRCMSREAIANAQGQELEELFMRLIAWCAKKMAER
- a CDS encoding SIS domain-containing protein, coding for MTKKMDRVAERARTGREDAEMLAGIDQAQLDAMVDAILEAKRIFVAGWGRAGNVGRILSMDCSQIGLETYCVGDNGTPAIQPGDILVISSGSGETKTMCILAQQAKEHGAKLGLISGNADSTIGRLADVNVVIPQNRRKRGDGAPPAPTSSGGSMYHVIVMVCDLIRAYAMERLGVTWEDVGRNHNNLE
- a CDS encoding Gfo/Idh/MocA family oxidoreductase, whose protein sequence is MKKIKVGVIGGGFIGPVHVESLRRLGYIEVVAIATTNAAGAEALAQKLCIPKGYGDYMELIADEQVEAVHICAPNYLHYSMAKAAILAHKHVVCDKPLAMTSAEGEELLALAEREGVVAAVSFNLRYYPLLHQVKAMIDAGELGEIYAVNGSYQQDWLQLPTDYSWRLEPEQAGEARAIGDIGSHWLDGAEFMTGLRIEKVCADFATFLPVRKKPKKAIQTFSGKMLTNDDYEDMEITTEDYASVLLRFGGGARGTLTVNQAAAGRKNRLYYEIYGSKAGICFDGEMPNQLWIGKRTGNNEIMIKDPSLAMPLAQEIMSYPGGHAEGFGDAFKQCFKQVYDYILGGQQGEKRFPTFEDGVREMKISEAIVKSAKAMAWGEVK
- the ruvX gene encoding Holliday junction resolvase RuvX yields the protein MGLDVGEKRIGIALSDPLRITAQGLESYQVQGEQEDIAYIKALCEKHGVEQIVCGLPKNMNGTIGPQAEKISAFAEKLKEATGREIIMEDERLTTVFAQRTLIEADVSRAKRRKVVDKLAAVAILQGYLDRTKIY
- a CDS encoding pentapeptide repeat-containing protein; its protein translation is MLLELIQNAQSAETPIENQIFENESLLLSDFSRLDFNRVLFRKCRFLQCDFSKASLLHTRFEGCDLSGSDFSESFWKYGGMAESKFDGCNFSEARIRECKIAESLFYYANFPQIIWENCEVSESFFSGASFHAARFKDLQLQKVNFSDADFFGVSMKKLDLSDCDLTNISISDTFQELRGVKLNAIQAAAFMRFFGVEIV
- a CDS encoding WYL domain-containing protein: MAKGPRQKMKLLYLMKILLERTDEEHLMTIPQMVEALAEYGIGAERKSLYDDLETLRTFGLDIECRRSRNFGYYVASRAFELPELKLLVDAVQASRFITHKKSEQLIKKIESLTSAGQARQLERQVYILNRVKTMNESIYYNVDEIHRAISEERQISFLYSEYKLDKKLHPRRDGERYTVSPYLLLWNDGYYYLVAYYERYGGLSHFRVDKMAKISLEPERRIEMGQKLEPAEYANRMFGMFGGDVQGIVMEFDESLVGVVVDRFGRDVPISSAKDGKFTAHLKVAVSPAFFSWVFQFGGKAKIISPPSVAEKLQQAAKETLQLYEKRA